A genomic window from Streptomyces mirabilis includes:
- a CDS encoding SDR family NAD(P)-dependent oxidoreductase — protein MNASRIALVTGANQGLGRALAEGLAARMDPDDVVLLTGRSHQRVSDAAREVAQLPGTRSHVRGQVLDVTDTDDIARLADELRARHGGVDVVLSNAVARLLPEESQAERADEFIDVSNTATHAILRSFGPVLRPGGRLIVVASSLGTLGHLDPRLHHLFEGASLDQVEYAVESWRSALHNRTAEEAGWPRWLNVPSKVAQVAAVRAVAAERRERDLADGTLVASVCPGMVDTATSRPWFSDFSQAQSPSEAARAVLDLIFTEHVDPALYGELIRFGKALPWHDGTPPVEQDRLLRP, from the coding sequence ATGAACGCTTCGCGAATCGCCCTCGTCACGGGCGCCAACCAGGGACTCGGACGTGCGCTCGCCGAAGGGCTGGCGGCCCGTATGGATCCCGACGACGTCGTACTGCTCACCGGCCGCAGCCACCAGCGCGTCTCGGACGCCGCCCGTGAAGTGGCGCAACTGCCGGGCACACGCAGCCATGTCCGGGGCCAGGTCCTGGACGTCACCGACACCGACGACATCGCCCGACTCGCCGACGAACTCCGGGCACGGCACGGCGGCGTCGATGTCGTGCTCTCCAACGCCGTCGCCCGACTGCTGCCCGAGGAGTCCCAGGCCGAGCGCGCCGACGAGTTCATCGACGTCTCCAACACCGCCACCCATGCGATCCTGCGCTCGTTCGGCCCCGTCCTGCGTCCGGGCGGCCGACTGATCGTCGTGGCCAGCAGCCTGGGCACTCTCGGCCACCTCGATCCGCGGCTGCACCACCTGTTCGAGGGGGCGAGCCTCGACCAGGTCGAGTACGCCGTCGAGTCCTGGCGCAGCGCCCTCCACAACAGGACCGCCGAGGAGGCGGGCTGGCCACGCTGGCTGAACGTGCCCTCGAAGGTGGCCCAGGTCGCCGCCGTCCGCGCGGTCGCGGCCGAACGCCGCGAGCGCGACCTCGCCGACGGCACCCTGGTCGCCTCCGTGTGCCCCGGCATGGTCGACACCGCCACCTCCCGGCCCTGGTTCAGCGACTTCAGCCAGGCACAGTCGCCTTCCGAGGCCGCCCGTGCGGTGCTCGACCTGATCTTCACCGAGCACGTCGATCCCGCCCTCTACGGCGAGTTGATCCGCTTCGGCAAGGCCCTGCCCTGGCACGACGGGACTCCGCCGGTGGAACAGGACCGACTGCTCAGGCCCTGA